The Oceanidesulfovibrio indonesiensis genome contains a region encoding:
- a CDS encoding ABC transporter substrate-binding protein: MLLKLDRISLTVTLAICLCLLSSLALADPGGVLHVAGPWGPKTLDVQRTGYVFKRLGVVENLIEVNENLKLESGLAESWTVSPDNTTWTFTLRQDVRFHDGMPLTAGAVKASLERLQQVGSVLKDVPLKSIEAPDDATLVLTTTEPFAPLAAYLSMGETAPLAASSFDASGEVVQPVGTGPFVFESWKAKEEVVTARNDAYWGPKAKVSRVVYRSVPDAVTRLAMLRAGDLDIAQILPPEAIDSLATSGKFDILRMPIGRCRMMGLNMAKEPFSDIRVRKVVNLAVNREDLVNYVLEGVGESATTLYPPMVYWTNGNLAGFPFDPAKAKELLAEAGWVDSDGDGVLDKDGKPLKIKLVTYTERAALPPTAEVVQAQLREVGFDVELAVTVWEAADAMRKQGDFDMFLVGRGLLFVPDPDYNLMTDYFSDHCCPVNSPLPAADNWHRSLRFSLAV, from the coding sequence ATGTTACTCAAACTAGATCGAATCTCACTCACAGTCACATTGGCCATCTGTTTGTGTCTCCTTTCTTCGTTGGCTTTGGCAGACCCAGGCGGCGTGCTGCACGTAGCCGGCCCTTGGGGGCCCAAAACCCTGGACGTCCAGAGGACGGGGTACGTTTTCAAGCGATTGGGGGTGGTGGAAAATCTGATAGAAGTGAACGAAAACCTGAAGCTGGAGTCCGGTTTGGCCGAGTCCTGGACGGTCTCGCCGGACAACACCACCTGGACCTTCACACTGCGCCAAGACGTGCGATTCCACGACGGAATGCCGCTCACCGCGGGGGCGGTCAAGGCCAGTCTGGAGCGATTGCAGCAAGTGGGCTCAGTGCTCAAGGACGTACCGCTCAAGTCCATTGAAGCCCCGGACGACGCGACCCTCGTACTGACCACCACGGAGCCCTTCGCGCCCCTGGCGGCGTATCTTTCCATGGGCGAGACCGCGCCCCTGGCCGCCTCTTCCTTCGACGCCTCGGGCGAGGTAGTGCAGCCCGTAGGCACGGGCCCGTTCGTGTTTGAGTCCTGGAAGGCCAAAGAAGAAGTGGTCACTGCGCGCAACGACGCCTACTGGGGTCCAAAGGCCAAGGTTTCCCGAGTAGTCTACCGGTCCGTGCCCGACGCGGTGACGCGGCTGGCCATGCTCCGGGCCGGAGATCTGGACATCGCCCAGATATTGCCCCCGGAAGCCATTGACTCCCTCGCGACTTCTGGCAAGTTCGATATCCTGCGTATGCCCATCGGTCGTTGCCGCATGATGGGCCTGAACATGGCCAAAGAGCCTTTTTCCGACATCCGTGTACGCAAGGTCGTAAACCTGGCCGTAAACCGAGAGGATCTGGTCAATTACGTGCTGGAAGGCGTGGGTGAGTCCGCCACCACGCTCTATCCGCCCATGGTCTACTGGACCAACGGCAACCTGGCGGGATTTCCTTTCGACCCGGCCAAGGCCAAGGAATTGCTGGCCGAGGCTGGCTGGGTGGATTCGGACGGGGACGGCGTCTTGGATAAGGACGGCAAGCCCCTCAAGATCAAGCTGGTGACCTATACTGAACGGGCTGCTCTGCCGCCCACGGCCGAGGTCGTGCAGGCACAACTCCGCGAAGTCGGCTTCGACGTTGAGCTTGCCGTAACCGTGTGGGAAGCAGCCGACGCCATGCGCAAGCAGGGCGACTTCGACATGTTCTTGGTGGGACGCGGCCTGCTCTTTGTGCCGGACCCGGACTACAACCTCATGACGGACTACTTCTCGGACCATTGCTGTCCGGTTAACTCGCCATTGCCAGCAGCGGATAACTGGCATCGATCTTTGAGATTTTCCCTGGCGGTTTGA
- a CDS encoding class I SAM-dependent methyltransferase translates to MDTATSCPWQDKWRAQMADMAARSDTRYWNRRAADYDDFITTSRFDYGERMAEVLSAHGVLGPDTQVLEIASGVGAATLPLARHAKRVTAVEPAQAMADLLAKNAASEGVDNVQAVVEDFAAFAAATQDDSFDVAFLCHAAWQFPDVAWLMREMSRLSRDVCCLADTMGAGDAEHQEMQHRLGIDAPTLDRPLYLYNVLHGMGLPANMKPIRHVMRRSSDSARSMWTNLVSKYREPTAEDEKVIDDFVAARSKGGVYETPGVMALIWWRVQ, encoded by the coding sequence ATGGACACGGCGACGAGCTGTCCTTGGCAGGACAAATGGCGCGCGCAGATGGCGGACATGGCCGCCCGCAGCGACACTCGGTACTGGAACCGCCGGGCGGCGGACTACGACGACTTCATTACAACCAGCCGCTTCGACTACGGCGAGCGCATGGCCGAAGTTCTGTCGGCCCATGGCGTGCTGGGGCCCGACACTCAGGTGCTGGAGATCGCCTCGGGCGTGGGCGCGGCCACTCTGCCCCTGGCACGTCACGCCAAGCGCGTCACCGCAGTGGAGCCGGCCCAGGCCATGGCCGACCTGCTGGCAAAGAACGCCGCCAGCGAGGGCGTGGACAACGTGCAGGCCGTGGTGGAGGACTTCGCGGCCTTCGCTGCCGCCACACAGGATGACAGCTTCGATGTGGCGTTCTTGTGCCACGCGGCCTGGCAGTTCCCGGACGTCGCCTGGCTCATGCGGGAGATGTCGCGACTCTCCCGCGATGTCTGCTGTCTGGCCGACACCATGGGCGCGGGCGACGCGGAGCATCAGGAGATGCAACATCGCCTCGGCATCGACGCCCCCACCCTGGACCGCCCGCTCTACCTTTACAACGTGCTGCACGGAATGGGCCTGCCGGCCAATATGAAGCCCATCCGCCACGTAATGCGCCGTTCCTCGGATTCTGCGCGTTCCATGTGGACCAACCTTGTCTCCAAGTATCGCGAGCCCACGGCGGAAGACGAAAAGGTGATCGACGATTTCGTGGCCGCCCGCAGCAAAGGAGGCGTTTACGAAACCCCGGGGGTTATGGCCCTCATCTGGTGGAGAGTCCAATGA
- a CDS encoding class I SAM-dependent methyltransferase, whose product MNHSEQTVKMTVDEMTDASHWERLWAERWDARERLYVGEAHLGYWQARAEDFSDGRRACDYDFGRKIVDALSPYLPEKAEVLDVGCGPGSLLIPLSQAGHHVTAVEPAQRMIDELQANAAAAGIGAYEVISRVWQEVDVEGLAGRFDLALSSITMWMFRDLRTQLERLEQVSRGLCCVVGGASRETSGHSDGLWSAIMGDIPQPGYSEFPLAFNLLYAMGRLPEVRIVDYRTERSVESKTRQQKLFYTKYAKLTPKVEKLIEEKVKTSSESGMVQESCKASVVFWQSPAGNDASVE is encoded by the coding sequence ATGAACCATTCCGAACAGACCGTGAAAATGACCGTGGACGAAATGACTGACGCCTCCCACTGGGAGAGGTTGTGGGCCGAGCGTTGGGATGCACGGGAGCGGCTGTACGTGGGGGAGGCCCATCTAGGGTACTGGCAAGCCAGAGCCGAGGACTTTTCCGACGGCCGGCGCGCATGCGACTACGACTTCGGTCGCAAGATCGTGGACGCGCTGTCGCCGTACCTGCCCGAGAAGGCTGAGGTGCTGGACGTAGGCTGCGGCCCCGGCAGCCTGCTCATACCTCTGAGCCAGGCCGGGCATCACGTCACGGCCGTGGAGCCAGCCCAGCGGATGATCGACGAACTGCAGGCCAATGCGGCCGCGGCCGGGATTGGCGCCTACGAGGTCATCTCCAGGGTGTGGCAGGAGGTGGACGTCGAGGGCCTGGCCGGCCGCTTCGACCTGGCCCTGTCATCAATCACCATGTGGATGTTCCGCGATCTGCGCACGCAGCTTGAGCGCCTCGAGCAGGTCTCGCGCGGACTGTGCTGCGTGGTGGGCGGCGCCAGCCGCGAGACCAGCGGCCACAGCGATGGGCTGTGGTCAGCCATCATGGGAGACATCCCCCAGCCCGGCTATTCAGAGTTCCCCCTGGCGTTCAACCTGCTCTACGCCATGGGCCGGCTGCCAGAGGTCCGCATCGTTGACTACCGAACCGAGCGCAGCGTGGAGAGCAAGACTCGGCAGCAGAAGCTTTTCTACACCAAGTATGCGAAGTTAACCCCGAAAGTAGAAAAACTTATCGAAGAGAAGGTGAAGACATCCAGCGAGTCCGGCATGGTGCAGGAATCCTGCAAAGCATCAGTGGTCTTCTGGCAAAGCCCTGCTGGGAATGACGCCAGCGTTGAATGA
- a CDS encoding tyrosine-type recombinase/integrase, with product MPILPELHEALEWWHSHRPYRGDNVFMMLDDTIHCYHQPGAPYKHRQKFMARLCKRAGIERPFGFQAIRHRRAVDLYKQGPRLRDIQLWLRHESAATTERSLKG from the coding sequence TTGCCAATCCTGCCTGAACTCCATGAGGCTTTGGAGTGGTGGCACAGTCATCGGCCGTACAGGGGTGATAATGTCTTCATGATGTTGGATGACACTATCCATTGTTATCATCAGCCCGGTGCCCCGTATAAGCACAGACAGAAATTCATGGCCCGGCTATGCAAGCGGGCGGGTATCGAACGACCCTTCGGCTTCCAGGCCATTCGCCATCGGCGGGCAGTAGATCTGTATAAGCAGGGGCCAAGGCTTCGCGATATTCAGCTCTGGCTGCGACATGAGAGTGCGGCCACGACTGAACGGTCTCTAAAGGGTTGA
- a CDS encoding CsgG/HfaB family protein encodes MQSSVHIGLKHLASLLVVLVFIASAPALAGATEHRVQMRGYGMTHPDAVVNGLQEASRQVTGVSIDSREIVSRQSTMVSVDNGGESDSTALFDRSSQSAIAIGTSGVIKEYRVLFSDQENGQHVVELLVTIEKYESPGLSTDSRRKLAVMPFRPGRGVSARSIDLLSQSLVNEFTQSRRFAILDREYEEVMTQERDVWASSDVSVLERAKLGQRLGADYLVYGTVSSLWVNTKKTFIEMTDETIVETSGGASVEYRIMVPATGQVKWSDTVSTSIHVDGGAGGLEAQMLKRLAKKIVHESMEVIYPIRIINIAGSKIYINQGGKTVSSGDRFDVFSLGEELIDPYTNESLGQEEVKIGAIVVKDVKPKYAIAEVVAGDRGAFEKNYICRRGKALQKSSTQKPKGSKSSVKANKSGGVVLPFDK; translated from the coding sequence ATGCAGAGTTCAGTACATATCGGTTTAAAGCACCTCGCGAGTCTTCTCGTGGTCCTGGTCTTTATCGCGTCGGCGCCCGCTTTGGCTGGCGCAACCGAGCATCGGGTCCAAATGCGCGGCTACGGCATGACCCACCCTGACGCGGTGGTGAATGGATTGCAGGAAGCATCCCGGCAGGTAACGGGTGTTTCCATCGACTCGCGCGAGATAGTCAGCCGCCAGTCCACCATGGTTTCCGTGGACAATGGCGGTGAAAGCGATTCTACAGCCCTCTTCGACAGGTCGTCGCAAAGCGCCATCGCGATCGGTACGTCCGGCGTCATCAAGGAATATCGCGTCCTGTTCTCCGACCAGGAAAACGGACAACATGTCGTCGAGCTCCTGGTGACCATCGAGAAGTACGAGTCCCCGGGGCTTTCCACGGACAGCCGGCGTAAGCTCGCAGTGATGCCCTTTCGTCCGGGACGCGGCGTTTCTGCACGGTCCATCGACCTCCTTTCGCAATCCCTGGTCAACGAGTTCACCCAGAGCCGTCGCTTTGCCATACTCGACCGTGAGTATGAGGAAGTGATGACCCAGGAGCGCGATGTCTGGGCCAGCAGCGATGTCAGCGTGCTTGAGCGCGCCAAGCTCGGGCAACGTCTCGGGGCGGACTATCTGGTGTACGGCACAGTGAGCAGCCTTTGGGTTAACACCAAGAAGACCTTCATCGAGATGACGGACGAGACCATAGTGGAGACTTCAGGAGGCGCATCCGTGGAGTATCGGATCATGGTCCCCGCCACGGGACAGGTGAAGTGGTCGGATACGGTCTCCACTTCGATCCATGTGGATGGCGGCGCAGGCGGGCTGGAAGCGCAGATGCTCAAGAGGTTGGCAAAAAAGATCGTTCACGAGAGCATGGAGGTCATCTACCCCATCCGCATCATAAACATCGCCGGTTCCAAGATCTACATCAACCAGGGCGGCAAGACGGTATCCTCCGGCGACCGGTTCGACGTCTTTTCACTGGGCGAAGAACTCATAGACCCATACACCAACGAGTCCCTGGGACAGGAAGAAGTCAAGATCGGTGCCATCGTGGTCAAGGACGTAAAGCCGAAGTACGCCATTGCTGAAGTCGTGGCGGGGGACCGCGGTGCGTTCGAAAAGAACTACATCTGCCGGCGGGGCAAGGCGTTACAGAAGAGCAGTACGCAGAAACCCAAAGGCAGCAAGTCGAGCGTGAAAGCGAATAAGTCGGGAGGGGTTGTTCTTCCTTTCGATAAGTAA
- a CDS encoding DUF6844 domain-containing protein — MNKVIHIAVLAATVVFSALVLTTVAKGQTTETVSAEPAAVQETQAAAEPLATQDQDAEAEQAEAPQAQDTIPAVQGRENGESASVQEELSALDVAGKAATSEAVVQTMEGVSVDSTEVVSVQQTQDGGEVVNAVQNVMAPKPSAPPAEEGSVAGAEPEYRDSMPSDDEVNDLVADASTPEGVDPSMKLQELIWNFETNGLGRRFLEMQDKKQLFYTTAFAPVNVKASSKDWVDHRVSAFRAAFVDAQAKYLEYLSTSVRARVVKSLDQDSRLPEFTEEEIANPSKLASLVNKLLALGGGILDEKLKEMGIDPSEYDAAPLSKKKQLMMKGIEQQTCVRSMAELVGVVPVKTFEAHDENGNYVVAVAIVASPKFRAFAKEVLENRENVQPNPLKVGGPSVRDQILREKKALLHEFGIRRIYDEDGYPVLISYGQSGNGYVGEDFQMRMHYREAAYDFAKNQALANFALLMDAFGNASRKTSENSQVQEVATATLNKDSVFTRTDTFKEMIKILNRRVEVQGSIHDFPGIRELSRWTLKHPENGQEVDGVVFAWSPRSAALAQELKRDPMEKPAAVQPKQQASGTAGSNVSKDFMSPDDF; from the coding sequence ATGAACAAGGTCATTCATATTGCAGTGCTCGCTGCAACTGTGGTGTTTTCCGCACTGGTGCTTACTACAGTTGCGAAAGGCCAGACGACGGAGACAGTCTCAGCCGAGCCCGCAGCAGTGCAGGAAACTCAGGCAGCCGCCGAGCCTCTGGCGACGCAGGATCAGGACGCCGAAGCGGAGCAGGCTGAGGCCCCCCAGGCGCAAGACACCATCCCCGCGGTGCAAGGCAGAGAAAACGGCGAGTCTGCCTCCGTCCAGGAAGAGTTGTCCGCCCTGGACGTTGCGGGCAAGGCGGCGACGTCAGAGGCTGTGGTGCAGACCATGGAGGGAGTCTCGGTCGACTCCACCGAGGTGGTTTCTGTTCAGCAAACGCAGGATGGCGGCGAAGTCGTGAACGCTGTGCAGAATGTCATGGCACCCAAACCATCAGCACCTCCAGCGGAAGAGGGAAGCGTTGCAGGCGCCGAGCCCGAGTACAGGGACTCCATGCCTAGCGATGATGAGGTCAACGACCTTGTTGCAGACGCCAGCACGCCGGAAGGTGTCGATCCCTCCATGAAGCTGCAGGAGTTGATCTGGAACTTTGAAACCAACGGTCTCGGAAGACGTTTTCTGGAAATGCAGGACAAAAAGCAGCTATTTTACACCACAGCATTTGCTCCCGTGAACGTCAAGGCGAGCAGCAAGGACTGGGTGGACCACAGGGTCAGCGCCTTCCGCGCGGCGTTTGTCGATGCCCAAGCCAAGTATCTGGAGTACCTGAGCACGAGCGTCAGGGCCCGGGTGGTCAAGAGTCTGGATCAGGATTCGCGCCTTCCGGAGTTCACTGAAGAGGAAATAGCCAACCCGTCCAAACTGGCCAGCTTGGTCAACAAGCTTCTGGCGCTGGGCGGCGGCATCCTGGACGAGAAGCTCAAGGAGATGGGCATAGACCCCAGCGAATATGACGCCGCCCCCTTGAGCAAGAAGAAGCAGCTGATGATGAAAGGCATCGAGCAGCAGACGTGCGTGCGTTCGATGGCCGAGTTGGTCGGCGTCGTGCCGGTGAAGACATTCGAGGCGCATGATGAGAACGGGAACTACGTGGTTGCCGTCGCCATAGTCGCTTCCCCCAAATTCAGGGCCTTTGCCAAGGAGGTTCTCGAGAACCGGGAGAACGTCCAGCCGAATCCCTTAAAAGTCGGAGGGCCGTCGGTCCGCGATCAAATCCTGCGAGAAAAGAAAGCGCTTCTGCACGAGTTCGGCATCCGCAGGATCTACGACGAGGATGGTTATCCCGTCCTCATCTCCTATGGCCAAAGCGGCAATGGGTACGTGGGCGAGGATTTTCAGATGCGCATGCACTACAGGGAAGCGGCGTATGACTTCGCCAAGAACCAGGCCCTGGCCAACTTTGCGCTCCTTATGGACGCCTTCGGCAACGCATCTCGTAAAACGTCAGAGAATTCACAGGTTCAGGAAGTCGCCACGGCGACTCTGAACAAGGATTCGGTGTTCACGCGTACCGACACGTTCAAGGAAATGATCAAGATTCTGAATCGCAGGGTCGAGGTGCAGGGATCGATCCACGACTTCCCCGGCATCCGCGAACTTTCCAGGTGGACCCTCAAGCATCCGGAGAATGGTCAGGAAGTCGACGGCGTCGTCTTTGCCTGGTCGCCACGTTCTGCTGCTCTTGCTCAGGAACTCAAGAGAGATCCGATGGAGAAGCCGGCAGCCGTGCAGCCCAAGCAGCAGGCAAGCGGAACGGCCGGCAGCAATGTGAGCAAGGACTTCATGTCGCCGGACGATTTCTAG
- the lpoB gene encoding penicillin-binding protein activator LpoB, translating to MKCFRTFGVVSVLLVLLVATGCTPKKTVKVDPMQDSVTMGLDYQDFAGAADSMINDMLTSGAVDRPGGGRYVLAISRVTNDTMQRIDTDQLTKKIRVALLRSGKVVTTTAIGLGGPEDPMAAEVRKLRKSKEVNQGTVAAKGQIVAPDLSLSGKIIQRNYRVDSETQQVDYYFMLSLTDVNTGLAIWESEKPISKQGTSRSVSW from the coding sequence ATGAAATGCTTTCGCACGTTCGGCGTAGTTTCGGTGCTTCTCGTACTGCTCGTTGCCACCGGATGCACGCCCAAGAAAACGGTTAAAGTCGATCCTATGCAGGATTCCGTCACCATGGGGCTGGATTACCAGGACTTTGCCGGCGCTGCTGACTCCATGATCAACGACATGCTCACCTCCGGCGCAGTTGATCGCCCGGGCGGCGGGCGTTACGTCCTCGCCATTTCCCGGGTGACCAACGACACCATGCAGCGCATCGACACGGACCAACTCACCAAGAAGATCCGCGTGGCGCTTCTGCGCAGCGGCAAGGTAGTTACCACCACGGCCATAGGTCTGGGAGGCCCGGAAGACCCAATGGCCGCCGAGGTGCGAAAACTGCGCAAGTCCAAGGAGGTCAACCAGGGGACTGTAGCGGCCAAGGGGCAGATAGTGGCGCCAGACCTGAGCCTGTCCGGAAAGATCATCCAGCGGAACTACCGGGTCGACTCCGAGACGCAGCAAGTAGACTACTACTTCATGCTCTCGCTGACCGACGTGAACACGGGCCTCGCCATCTGGGAGTCGGAAAAGCCAATCAGCAAGCAGGGTACCTCGCGTAGCGTGTCCTGGTAG
- a CDS encoding Fic family protein: MKRELQGRYVTISTVGEKAQAFVPAPLPPHPPIDWTPELRSKFDQALLALGRLDSVSTLLPDTSLFLYMYVRKEAVLSSMIEGTQSSLSDLLLFELDQEPGVPLDDVREVSNYVAALDHGLRRLGEGLPLSLRLFREIHGVLLTKGRASDQTPGEFRRSQNWIGGTRPGNAAFVPPPAEEVLECMSKLELFLHDKPEPTPVLLKAALAHVQFETIHPFLDGNGRLGRLLITLLLCDQKVLREPMLYLSLYFKTHRQYYYELLNNVRMTGDWEAWLEFFAEAVIVTATQAVETAQQLIELSNQDKDKISGLGRAAASTLQVHRALMEHPIANSNSLVEKTGLTPATVNKALGHLENLGIVKELTAQKRNRLFSYAGYIEIMSRGTEVPGA; this comes from the coding sequence ATGAAGCGAGAACTCCAAGGCAGATACGTGACCATATCGACGGTGGGCGAGAAGGCCCAGGCCTTTGTGCCTGCGCCCCTGCCACCGCATCCGCCCATCGATTGGACGCCGGAGCTGCGCAGCAAGTTTGATCAGGCGTTGTTAGCCCTCGGGCGTCTGGACAGCGTCTCGACCCTGCTGCCTGACACCTCCCTGTTCCTCTACATGTATGTCCGCAAGGAAGCCGTGCTTTCCTCGATGATCGAGGGGACCCAGTCGTCGCTGTCGGATCTGCTGCTGTTTGAGCTGGACCAGGAGCCCGGCGTTCCGTTGGATGACGTGCGGGAGGTCAGCAACTATGTCGCCGCGCTCGACCATGGACTGCGTCGGTTGGGGGAGGGTCTGCCGCTGTCGCTGCGCTTGTTTCGCGAGATCCACGGCGTGCTCTTGACCAAGGGCCGGGCAAGCGACCAGACACCCGGCGAGTTCCGGCGCAGCCAGAACTGGATCGGTGGCACCCGGCCGGGAAACGCAGCTTTCGTCCCCCCGCCCGCCGAAGAGGTGCTTGAGTGCATGAGCAAGCTGGAGCTTTTTCTCCACGACAAGCCTGAACCCACCCCGGTGCTGCTCAAGGCAGCGCTGGCCCATGTACAGTTCGAGACGATTCACCCATTTCTGGACGGCAACGGCCGTTTGGGTCGCCTTCTGATCACTCTGCTGTTGTGCGACCAGAAGGTGCTGCGGGAGCCGATGCTCTATCTCAGCCTCTATTTCAAAACACACCGCCAGTATTATTACGAGTTGCTCAACAACGTGCGAATGACCGGCGACTGGGAAGCTTGGCTCGAGTTCTTTGCCGAGGCCGTGATCGTCACCGCCACCCAGGCAGTGGAAACCGCCCAACAGCTCATTGAGCTGTCGAACCAGGACAAGGACAAGATCAGCGGCCTTGGGCGGGCGGCGGCATCCACCCTGCAGGTCCACCGAGCGCTGATGGAGCACCCCATCGCCAATTCGAACTCGCTGGTGGAAAAGACCGGCTTGACTCCGGCCACGGTCAACAAGGCGCTCGGTCACCTGGAAAATCTCGGCATCGTCAAGGAGCTGACCGCCCAGAAACGCAACCGCTTGTTCAGTTATGCTGGCTACATCGAGATCATGAGTCGCGGTACGGAAGTGCCAGGCGCGTGA
- the cas3 gene encoding CRISPR-associated helicase Cas3', producing the protein MTHYYAHTSEQPTREDWQPLDSHLEEVANLAATFAASFNAADWARIAGLLHDVGKATPAFQDYLVRSVSGKARRGEVPHAIHGALLARGIDPGLGKLLAYVLAGHHGGLPDGDDLMRKLERPKAVDLEAARQFLEQLDPPALPRSAPFYMDAGNLGFSLSFFLRMLYSCLVDADWLDTEKFCVKDTAAYRCGFPTLADLTARFFPKLDALVAKATPTPVNAIRQEVLASCRGRANDAPGLFSLTVPTGGGKTLSSLAFALEHAQAHGLERIVYVIPYMSIIEQNAQVFREFLGDDAVVEHHSSALSKDARENDESYAMSRRARLATENWDAPIIATTAVQFFESLFAAKPSRCRKLHNLAKSIIILDEAQMLPPPFLLPCLAALKELTARYGATVVLCTATQPAVKKRDEFKNGLDGIREIVPDTMTLHTSLKRVTMEILDTLTDDELAARLDEEEQALCIVNTRRHARELYERMRDAGMENVVHLSASMCPAHRTEVVWKIKEDLKAKRPCRVASTSLVEAGVDIDFPAVYRAAAGIDSIAQAAGRCDREGKRTAAAGSPAGRVYIFEPADHALPRGHFTHTWNAAGEVLRKYNDALAPDAVEHYFRHLFWIQGDKLDDQQILHAFNERAATLDFPFRKVAGKFRIIDHIMRPIIVRWGPESDTVDALINKLRWSESPVRALRQLQRYTVQVYDHQLRELFEHGAIEVVEDEWFVLADLNYSSTLGVISKMDSVHLVI; encoded by the coding sequence ATGACGCATTATTACGCACACACTTCCGAGCAGCCTACACGTGAAGATTGGCAACCACTCGACTCGCACCTCGAAGAGGTCGCCAACCTCGCCGCCACTTTCGCCGCATCCTTCAACGCCGCGGATTGGGCTCGCATCGCCGGCCTGCTCCACGACGTCGGCAAGGCGACTCCTGCGTTTCAGGACTATCTCGTTCGGAGCGTTTCCGGAAAGGCGCGCCGCGGCGAGGTCCCGCACGCCATTCACGGCGCGCTGCTGGCGCGCGGCATCGACCCAGGCCTAGGCAAGCTTCTGGCCTACGTCCTGGCCGGCCACCACGGCGGCCTGCCCGACGGCGACGACCTGATGCGCAAGCTGGAGCGCCCAAAAGCCGTGGATCTGGAGGCCGCAAGGCAGTTCCTTGAACAGCTCGACCCGCCGGCCCTTCCGCGCAGCGCTCCTTTCTATATGGACGCCGGCAACCTCGGCTTTTCGCTCTCATTCTTCCTGCGCATGCTCTACTCCTGCTTGGTGGATGCGGACTGGCTGGATACCGAAAAGTTCTGCGTAAAAGATACCGCGGCATATCGCTGTGGCTTTCCCACTCTCGCCGACCTCACCGCGCGCTTCTTCCCAAAGCTCGACGCCCTTGTGGCCAAAGCGACGCCCACGCCGGTCAACGCCATCCGTCAGGAGGTCCTCGCCTCCTGCCGCGGCCGCGCCAATGACGCCCCCGGGCTTTTCTCCCTCACCGTGCCCACAGGTGGCGGCAAGACCTTGTCTTCCCTGGCCTTCGCCCTGGAGCACGCGCAGGCGCACGGTCTGGAGCGCATTGTGTACGTCATCCCGTACATGTCCATCATCGAGCAGAACGCCCAGGTCTTCCGCGAGTTCCTGGGAGACGACGCCGTGGTGGAACACCACAGCTCCGCTCTTTCCAAGGACGCCAGGGAGAACGACGAATCATACGCCATGAGCCGCCGCGCCCGGCTCGCTACAGAGAACTGGGACGCGCCCATCATAGCGACCACGGCCGTGCAGTTTTTCGAATCCCTTTTCGCGGCCAAGCCTTCCCGCTGCCGCAAGCTGCACAACCTGGCCAAAAGCATCATCATCCTGGACGAGGCGCAGATGCTGCCGCCGCCATTCCTGCTGCCCTGCCTCGCCGCGCTGAAGGAACTCACGGCGCGCTATGGCGCAACCGTCGTGCTCTGCACAGCCACGCAACCGGCCGTGAAGAAGCGTGACGAGTTCAAGAACGGTCTGGACGGCATTCGCGAGATCGTTCCGGATACGATGACGCTGCACACCTCACTCAAACGCGTGACCATGGAGATCCTGGATACGCTTACGGATGACGAGCTTGCCGCGCGCCTGGACGAGGAGGAGCAAGCCCTGTGCATCGTCAACACCCGTCGCCACGCCCGGGAGCTATACGAGCGCATGCGGGACGCGGGCATGGAGAACGTGGTGCACCTGAGCGCGTCCATGTGCCCGGCGCATCGCACTGAGGTCGTCTGGAAGATCAAGGAAGACCTGAAAGCAAAGCGACCCTGCCGCGTTGCCTCCACGTCCTTGGTGGAAGCTGGTGTCGATATTGACTTTCCAGCCGTATACCGCGCCGCCGCCGGTATAGATTCCATTGCCCAGGCCGCGGGCCGCTGCGACCGCGAGGGCAAACGCACGGCCGCCGCCGGATCTCCAGCCGGTCGCGTCTATATCTTCGAGCCGGCAGACCACGCCCTGCCACGCGGACACTTCACGCATACCTGGAACGCGGCCGGGGAAGTCCTCCGAAAGTACAACGACGCTCTCGCCCCGGACGCCGTGGAGCACTACTTCCGCCACCTTTTCTGGATACAGGGCGACAAGCTCGACGACCAACAGATTCTGCACGCGTTCAACGAGCGGGCTGCAACCCTCGATTTTCCCTTCCGCAAAGTCGCCGGCAAGTTCCGGATCATCGACCACATCATGCGCCCCATCATAGTCCGCTGGGGGCCGGAGTCGGACACCGTGGACGCCCTCATCAACAAGCTGCGCTGGTCCGAGTCCCCGGTCCGCGCCCTGCGCCAGCTCCAGCGCTACACCGTCCAGGTCTACGACCACCAGCTCCGGGAACTCTTCGAGCACGGCGCCATCGAAGTCGTGGAGGACGAGTGGTTTGTGCTGGCTGACTTAAATTATTCTAGTACGTTAGGTGTGATAAGCAAAATGGATTCTGTACATTTAGTTATTTAG